Genomic window (Plasmodium knowlesi strain H genome assembly, chromosome: 9):
AAGGCTTCATGCGGATATCTGATTATTAAACAGGTTAAAGAAATGGTTAAAAATAGCAATTAtgcgcatatacatattatatataaaatatacacacaagGTGCCATTTTACGCATAATATAACCTTTAGGAATTATAATTAATCTGTCTATGTATGCGTACCTCTACACACGTATATGCCCTTCAAAATACAGAACATTTCTCCTTATTCATAGTCAAATGGGCCCATAGGCATTAATGTCCTCCTTTATTTGAATAAAGGTATCAAGAACACCTAAAATTCTAtcgtttccttttccattggTCGTAAAAATGTTATGTAACTTCTTTATTTGTGTTAATTCTAAGTCAATGGCCTTCTTTTGTATAGCAACCCCAAATTGCTTCCACAAGTCATCATCAttaattttcatttcatgtaaatttattataatatCATATAGATGTTGGACATGCATATTGATacacttcctttttaaatgataaaataaatggtATAAAATTCGTctgtcttttatttttaacttaTGGATACTAGTAACAATTTCATGCATCATTGAGCTATTCACAGTGTGGTCAAGTCTTAAAAATCGGGATAATTCTAGTGCATATTCAAttacgtttttattttttatatcatATTCTCTTAAACACACCCAAATGCTGGTTATTCCTTGAGCTGTTATCATgattttattgttttttatattctttataataaaattgaataaaaagaaaaagaaaaatggatcGGTTCTATTCATAATAGCATACGACTTCATGATCATGCAGATATCTTGGCttaagttttttttgcagCCATGTATATCTATTTTATTCTCATCATTATCTTCATACATGTTTTCTAAGCCATGTTCATGCCGTTCCATTTCGTTTCTTCCGTTCCGTTCGTTAAAATCATCCTCAGCACTATCATAATAAGGATGGCTACCTTTCACCTGAGAATCATTTTTCGTACATTCCAGGTTTTCACATTCTGtgcccttttcctttatattcaCACTTTGGCCATTTATATAATCCCCTTCAGTTGTGCTATTTTTTGCAGCAGCATTTAACTCTTCGTCTAATGAATTTAACAATTGATATACTCTATTTTTCAGACACACCATTTCTAGCGGGGGCAATCTGTTTATCTTAGAATATGCCCATGCTATCAGTGATAATTCATGGAGTGTCATTGTTTTAATACATGCACGCAATATCTTATTTATTTCGATAAAAAGGTCGGACAAGTAAAAGTTATTTTTTGCGTAACTCCAGGCTATTAAGCTAATCGACTTGTTGTCGTAGTTTAGAATGTTGTTTTTCAGCACATTTTCGTAAATAAATAGAAGAGATTTCGTGTGTCCCAAAATTGCGTATCTGCATGAAAGACAAAAAGAGgggcaagggaaaaaagagaaataacGACATATATGTGATAGAAAACGAAAGCAGTGGTCATTATAATAATCTGTAAATTTCTTTCGCGTAAAAGAGGAAATCATTTTTAAGTTTACCTGTGCACAAGTGTGCTTATGTTTGTTCTAAAAATGTTTATGTTACTACATATGAAGTCATTATAACTGTTAAAAATTGGAGATAGTAAGTCAACTTTTTTCATGTGGTGAATGTACGTTAACGAGGCTATAATATCCCTTTTGCTGAATTGGTCTACAGGGttaggaagaaattaaagtAAATTAACACAGTTAAGAATATAATAGGGAATTATGTACGTACTACAAAAATAGTTaacgtgtttttttttttatttaggtGCATAATTTGCACACACCACATGTGAGATTTCCCTTCATCATCCCActattttttgctcttttttcaaaataccTTTGTTATCATTGCAAAATCTCATGAATTCATCAAAATATACGTATTTGTTCATCAAACTTGCATAGTAGGTATCATGTTTccaatttaaaattttagaaTATCGCTTTACGGTCAGTAGAAAACTCATCGTCTTGATTCTGTTTCAAATGTGTCCTTTACTAAAGCTAAAGGTGTCATTCACATTTTAATAGGCTTACGTAGGGCATTTCTCATCATATCAAAGCACACCCTTATATGTAGCCACAAATTGGGATTGCAATTTTCCCCCTCTATTTTGGGGGGAAAACGTATTTTGCAAGAAAAGCATTGATGTgttgtataatttttttgattcataaaaattgtttctacccaagggggagaataccaaaaaaaaaaaaaaagaaaaagaaagatagcaaaaaaaaattaaggcaaaatataatataacaAAATAAGCATGAAAATGCTCCTTTTTGGCTACATGCAGCTCTAcacgaaaaaatggaaacttttgagaaaaaattgaaattgtCGAGGGTGttcaacaaaaaatgaaacacgACGCAAAAtgtgatgaaaaaaggaaggttaccataaaaaaaaaaatatatatatatatttgcatatgtacatatgcgtacATGTTAGTTGTTTCCAAAAACAGTGGTACATACAACgcgtttttttaattttttcccatttcttcTAATTATACAGTTTTAAGTGTACATagtaaagggggggggaggaaataaCTAAATATAtcttgtttcttctttggcCGTGAGCTTAAACATGAACCCGAAAAACAACATGATGACACATGTGGAGATGGCTATAACGTTAAAAGGCATACCTGAAGGGAGAATAAAAAGTGCATATCACATGTCACGAAGTGAGAGAGGCTGAATATGTGCAGATGCacgtacatatgcacatctGCGCAATATTTCCTcgtttttcgttttcctcaAAAACCCACTTGTGTCTGGCAAGATTATATCTACCAAGAGTGAGGGggtatatttatacataaatTCGTCACCTCCTTGTGAgatgtaatttttcttttgcacaaATATCCCGCTTCCTAGCAAAATGCCTCTATCTATGTCAAATTCAAACTCGAATGATCGGACTTGCACTTTGATTACTTCGAACCTGCTCCATATATTTTCCATGGGAAGGGGATGAAAAAGGGGGTAATGTCGGATGAGGGGTGGTATAACATACTGcggtaaggaaaaacaagCGCAAAACGGAATGCTGCTACAGCGAAATGAAgtttaaaaggggggaatcCAATTTTGTATTTACTCTGAATATGTAATATGTACTTGTGCCTAAATGTACACGTGTCACAAGACAAGCACAACTGCACTTCACAAATATACAACCATGAGACTCGCTTTTTAACATCATCAAATTGCACATGTTCGCTCTGTTCATGTAAAATGGACGTGTCAATAAAAACGTCAGAGAGTCATTACACACAaatgtgcacaaaaaaagaaaacccaTTTTTACCTCATTATTATTTCACACTGTGGGGGCAAATTGTGCTTAAAATTAATGTAGTAgaagtttccattttttggtaTTTTCTCAAGTGTGTCAAAATTGCTAAATttaatgttaaaatttttcattgcATTATACccaaaaaaggtgaaattaCAATTTTCTTTCGCTTGGCTATTTGCTACAGGACCCTTCCCTTGAATCATCATTGTGTGTATCAAGGGCGATAAGTAGTAGGGTAATTTAtcaacaaataaaaaatcgcttttattttctgcgTTCAAATTTTGAAATACATAGAGCAACGAACtttgtttctttcttatGTCCGCAGTAATCATACTGttaacttcttccttaaaaatgCGCACATTTATGTATTCCTCTAAAATATTgggttttccattttgtacaaTATTGTATAAGTTTATATTATCATACACTAAATTGATAGTTCCATATTTTTCGAAAACCGTTGTAAcgacattttcttccttttttttcacaagtATCGCAGTTCTGTCAACTAATGGACATTCATTCGGATTGTATTTACTGTTTATCAAGTCTACAACATTCACATCTTTTCTGTGATCATGTTCTGTAATGTAGTCTACATAAAGGACTAGTAAATTTTCATTGTTGTCATGTAGCTCAAATCCTATGTTGCTCATCCGTTTTGATATTAAGTAGGCAGGGCTTAGCGCATTAAATAACCCACCAAAGGTTTTACATGGGTACAGTTTTTTAAGTAGGGAAAAATGTTCAATACATATACTTTCATCAggtaaaaatgcaaatatttCATTATGAACTTTTATCAAATTTTTGATTTTTATGAGATTCGTTGCGATACCTGTGATAGACCAAATGTCGTTCATTAATTGTCGTAAGAGAAATATTTCATCTTTTGAAAAttcacctttttccttttctctatAATAGTCGCTATccttttgcatttctttcAGTTCAACTGCAAGGGTAAAGCCAAAGGGGTAATTGTCCAAATATTTGTTGTTGTAATAATTCCTGTAAACACCTCTTTTTATGTTAATCTTCAGTGACTTTACATAGTTTAGTATTTTCAGCACATTTATGGGGAGGAAATTTTCCTTATAACTTTTTCCATTAACAACCAGTTTTAGCTTCACATGTAGTAAATTATTATCTAGCGGCAGTAGATGAATGCTCTCATCTATCACGTGTGAATTTGCCAAGGAAATAAAGCTTAGAATGGCGAGGCAAATGCGTTTGACGCCTTTCATTGGAAATTGTGGGGTTCTAGGAAGCACACTAAAACAAAGCAAGGTATGGTTAAGCAAAATTGAACAAACAGTTTTATCTCTTcctattttaaaatttttacgcctttcccccctttcaaATCCGAAGAGCTGCTAATTTGTTCTTAACTATTTTGGGCTTTATTTCCGCATATATGCCTCAAAAATTGTAATTGtgtaaaattcaaaaaaaaaataaacatcaaaatttttatgtcaGTGAATTGTTTCACTAGTACATGTGTTTATTTAaaaggtggagaaaaatttaacattacattacaaaaaaaaaaaaggacaaatgtaaggatggaaaaaaaacatgtataATTGTATTCCCCTATTCCGTATATTTATGCGTTCATCCTATAGGATATTTATGTTGCCCAATgtgtgccaaaaaaaaaaatgcaaaaacgAATTCATAACATTTGAAGAAGGCTACTTATGCACCCTTAACCTTCTTGTGTGTAAGAATTTTCTGACGTTTTTCCGTTTTgccttcttcacatttttgcttGGCTTTATATTCAAATTGTTATAGTATTCCACGATTTCTGCTATGTCGGAAGAGTTTTCTTTATTAACAATGCCAATCTgagaatgaaagaaaagatgattttttttaaattaaatttgcAACAAGTGCTGTGGtgaggagataaaaaaaaaaaaaaaaaaacataataaCAAACTgttgaaacaaaaaataaacaaagggGATAAGCGAATACGCATTATTAACGCGATAACTTACCTTTttatacaaatttttattccgTTCACTTAAGTATTTGTCTATGTAAGGGTGGCAAAACCGGTTTTGTATTTCCGTTGAATTAACCATTTTTATATAAGGGGGGTAATACCAATAATTAAACGCTAGGTGGACTATAAAGAATGAGGGATACATGTAAAAATTCGGCACGAATGAAACGGAGTTCGAAATGATGCAGCAGCAGCGTGGCGCCGCAGCAACTGAACACGGCAATGGCGTAGATATCTTCCTATTTGGGTGCAAACAAATgttatacatttttcactTGAGAAGGACTTCACTTCGTGGAACCACCCACAGGGCAAGTACActattaaaaagggggaaaaagtaaaaaccaCAAAGGGGAGTCTACGTAAGCGTACATTAGTATACACGTATGTGTGTACgcatgtatgcatgtgtggTATGAGTTTATGCCTGGCTTGTTTTTATCACAGTAATATAAAACTTATCGTTCTTTCATATGtgctcatcttttttttacatatatcaCCCTCGTTCACATGGACGTCGATGTACTTTTTTCCTACGTCTGTGTTATCGCTGAAAATGTCATCTtctaaaaatgtaaaaaaagaaaaacattttaaagtCATCATTTCGTGtggtaaaaaaatgagcacgAGTAATtggcaaagaaggaaaaaaaaaagaaaaaaaaatcagttaACCATAATTTCTCGCAACTGTGTTAAGAAGGCAAAAATGGCTTGGAATATCATCTCTCGTATTCGGCTTAGGTTTAAATTTGTGTTTTCGCAATTTGTAATTTAGGACATTGTCTTCTAGTTTATTTAATctgtgaggaaaaaaaaaaaaaaaaattaagcatGGCATTATTAAACAGTGGTTTGCCAAATGtgttctttattttgtttatctATTTTATACGTACTTTTGTTCTGCCTTATTTATAGAATTTTCTATAATTTTGTCTTCCAGCAGTTTGTCTAACGGTGAAAATGGATGGCGGAGGAGAGGGAGTAATTAAAAGGTGCATCATTGCAGTGTagataaatgtgtaaattttgtccgtaaataaattattttttgtcaccttttttgtttaaatgGTCAGTCATAGAGCTAAGGTGGAGGTACAccttatccattttttttttgtacacatcTAAGAAGTTCGATCCTACGAAGAGGGGGGTACACAGAAAGCACtcacacatgtatacacgCAGTTAAGCATGCCATTTGGATGGCAATAAATGGACGTCCACCCTTTACGATTTCTTTCCGTTTACATTCTTTAACACATACCGTCACTTCTTATAAATGGGGAGTAGGTAATTAGGCCATTGGTATGAATACGGTAAATATTTCCTATTGGCAGGTTATTTAAATTGGGGTAATTAAAATGATGGACATAGTAAGGGGTTGCCACTGTTTCCAATAAATCCCTTAAAAGGTTAAGGGGCTTAGAACAATTCGCAAGCATATACatgcgtatgtatatatatgcataccgTTGGTTTTCAAATGAGGAGCAAAATCGGGGCTATATATCCTAAACACTTTCCTGcctaaatgaagaaagaggTGCTAAATGTCAACAATTCGTTAAATTCAATTagttaaaaggaaagcaGGAAGACGTAGAGCACAGAGAAGCACGTATAACCTTTTAgtagtacatatatgttgtcGTGGTAGTCATGGTGCAGAAACGTTTTTAAATCTTCATCTGCGTTGTTTCCCAGCCACACATTGTATTGGTAAATTTCCAAGTTGCTAAAAGTTGCGAATGCGGGGGATACATATATgggtatgtacatatatgtgtgcatgtatatagGGTCAGGGGTGTGAAATGACAAAGGGGACAACACACGCGTAAAGACGCTACATGAAGCATAGGGATGGATAAAGAAAATGTGGCCCAATTTCCTTACCCCATTATTTCCAGTCTCTTTGGCAGAAAATTTATCATCTGCCGAGTCAACACGTTACAAAATTCAGAGGGGAAATAcgcattttcttttatatactGTGTATTCAAATAATAATCCgtatttccttcctctaataATGACAGGAAATCatgaaatttcattttttttttctcgcctaTCCCGAACGAATTTGAAATCTTTTGTTCTAATTCGACAGGGacattttctatattttccCTCAAATATTTTATGTCGATGTTCCACCTATTTTTGATTACGctttcactaaaaaaaaaaaaaaaaaaaaaattgtgcggagatattttacaaaatgaaggagcaTAACTAGAATATGTGCGAATTGACTAATTATACACTATATGTCTTTACTTTTGACCCACaggaatttataaaaatgggaCAGAAACGATTATTAGCACCTGTTCAGTAGACaaggttttctttttaagatGTAATCCAGATAAAACTGTTCAGCGCTTATGTCTCCATCGATTCtgtcaattttgttaattttatttttgtggaaGCAGAACCTGCAGGTTGGTAGCGCCGTGTGGGTATGCATACGTATACGTGTGCATATGTAAATAACATATGTgttcatatgtatatatatatatatatatatatatatatatatatatatatatatatatatatatatatgtgcacttgCATGTGCATGCTATGCGCCGGTAGTCGCATGACACAGTGTTGCAGTAAGGTTTACCCCGCGTAATCATTTTTTAGTGtcattttgcaatttccaCAGAGACAcaattataattttaaaaaggaacccTTTTGTGTTCTTATGGAGttagaaaagtgaaaaaaactaTTCATTGCTATCATGCGGACGCGAAAGCtctctgcatttttttattatctcattatatatatcattGACTCAACTGCCATGAGTCACATGGAAGAGTGTGCACAAATAGGAGTTAATTGCCGGAAAACCTTTGCACAAGTAAAAATTGgcgaaaatttaaataaaaaggggtacttgaaaataaaaaattaatccatTTGCGTCATTTTTGACAAGCCAGCGGGCAAGAAGaaacaggggaaaaaaagaaaagaaaagaataggGTTTAAATAAACAATTCGACAATTAAACCGAATTAAAACTACACGGAATGATAtacttcttcaaaatataaaacagAATATGTTTTTAAAACAGTGGGAAGTGTTTTTCCAGGCGTGAAAAGTTGCCATTGTGAacagaaagaaattttacatttcgacaaatattttttacgccTCATTCTGTTGAGCAGTACAGTGAAACGCGCACTAAATTAGTGAAAGTGCAGAACACCTggttcacctttttttttattttttttatattctcaTTACTTATTTGTGGCCAGTTGTGAAAACAATCAAGGCCTAATTTTTACCAACCTGCGCGCAAGTATCAATGATTTGTGCTAAGGACCATTCTACTACAGCGCAGTAAAGAGCGCAATTCTTCATCCTTACCTTTACTACCATTTCCgtattaaaataatttagaGCACGCATTTGTTCAATTATGGACAAAAGTCGCCTTTTTggattgattttttttttttttttctaacttcCTTAagtttaaaatatattttttaatttattttatttttctatatttataTCCGTATATTATTTcattccaattttttgtcataattttttcggTTTAAAAATGCCATAAAAAACAGGGCGAACAACGATACCCACTCCGATATGTCCGCGTGACGCCTTCTCTTATTGCTCTCTTAATTTATATGGTTCAATTCATTTGCGTCCTATTTTGAATTTTGGTCTCAACAACCCTGGAAACTCGGAAGAGGCATGGATTTATGATTTATTAATCCTTTCTTATTTAcaccaaagggggggggagaccATGCGGCGGGATTGCcaccaaaaaggaaatatacgtattgcatatatataaaacagTATGATCATCGTATGCaagtatgcatatatacatatatgtacatattttcttACATGTATAATATCCGCTAATTGCATGTACGTACTTTTCTGACTGgacgtttttttcccccgagTTCAAAagcagaataaaaagaaaaaacatataGAATTCAGTACGCATGATACCTCcttcataaaaaagaattattacCATTTCGGTATGCctgcttcccttttttcgttttcgcGCAAGTGGCTAATTTTTATCAGGCGTAAAAATCGAATAAAATTAGTACAGCACGGGGCTAcctatataaaatatatataatattatattgcaacttttttattgtttttaatta
Coding sequences:
- a CDS encoding GPI transamidase component GPI16, putative, translating into MKGVKRICLAILSFISLANSHVIDESIHLLPLDNNLLHVKLKLVVNGKSYKENFLPINVLKILNYVKSLKINIKRGVYRNYYNNKYLDNYPFGFTLAVELKEMQKDSDYYREKEKGEFSKDEIFLLRQLMNDIWSITGIATNLIKIKNLIKVHNEIFAFLPDESICIEHFSLLKKLYPCKTFGGLFNALSPAYLISKRMSNIGFELHDNNENLLVLYVDYITEHDHRKDVNVVDLINSKYNPNECPLVDRTAILVKKKEENVVTTVFEKYGTINLVYDNINLYNIVQNGKPNILEEYINVRIFKEEVNSMITADIRKKQSSLLYVFQNLNAENKSDFLFVDKLPYYLSPLIHTMMIQGKGPVANSQAKENCNFTFFGYNAMKNFNIKFSNFDTLEKIPKNGNFYYINFKHNLPPQCEIIMRFEVIKVQVRSFEFEFDIDRGILLGSGIFVQKKNYISQGGDEFMYKYTPSLLVDIILPDTSMPFNVIAISTCVIMLFFGFMFKLTAKEETRYI
- a CDS encoding JmjC domain-containing protein, putative, which codes for MTLKNDYAGFCFHKNKINKIDRIDGDISAEQFYLDYILKRKPCLLNSESVIKNRWNIDIKYLRENIENVPVELEQKISNSFGIGEKKKMKFHDFLSLLEEGNTDYYLNTQYIKENAYFPSEFCNVLTRQMINFLPKRLEIMGNLEIYQYNVWLGNNADEDLKTFLHHDYHDNIYVLLKGRKVFRIYSPDFAPHLKTNGNIYRIHTNGLITYSPFIRSDGSNFLDVYKKKMDKVYLHLSSMTDHLNKKDKLLEDKIIENSINKAEQKLNKLEDNVLNYKLRKHKFKPKPNTRDDIPSHFCLLNTVARNYEDDIFSDNTDVGKKYIDVHVNEGDILYLPCGWFHEVKSFSSEKFHLAFNYWYYPPYIKMVNSTEIQNRFCHPYIDKYLSERNKNLYKKIGIVNKENSSDIAEIVEYYNNLNIKPSKNVKKAKRKNVRKFLHTRRLRVHK